One part of the Lotus japonicus ecotype B-129 chromosome 2, LjGifu_v1.2 genome encodes these proteins:
- the LOC130735610 gene encoding F-box/kelch-repeat protein At3g06240-like translates to MMRNSSSTGLVNMKQKTLNLPEELIIQILLRLPVKSIVRFKCVCKSWLSLISDPHFAESNFKLAANTPTYKLLFIAKSAPETRSIDLDHDAMSLNSSASTTVKLNFLQLPPSSYSSLGIVGSCRGFLLLNCNANIFLWNPSTGVHNQIPCSPIASNVHAYLYGFGYDPSQDDYLVVLASYERNTADLLKHLEFFSLRANVWKEIEDTHYMNAGFYWNGCDPRVGSLLNNAIHWVAFHHDTVVNHIIAFDLIERRVSEIPLPDDFEHESIDYELWEFRGLLSLWVHHEEDDTVNIWVMERYKVQSSWVITLVVSFSEIPTQYFSPICSRKNGDIVGTDGDKGLVKYNDKGQLLEHHSYDEYPYVSLAMYTESLLSLPVVGDRELAS, encoded by the coding sequence ATGATGAGAAACAGTAGCAGCACTGGACTAGTAAACATGAAGCAAAAGACCCTCAATCTTCCTGAGGAATTGATAATTCAGATCTTGTTGAGGCTGCCAGTAAAGTCCATTGTGCGTTTCAAATGCGTTTGTAAGTCATGGCTTTCACTCATCTCTGATCCCCACTTTGCAGAATCAAATTTTAAACTTGCTGCCAACACACCCACCTACAAGCTCTTGTTCATAGCAAAATCTGCTCCAGAAACTCGATCTATAGACTTAGATCATGATGCAATGTCTCTTAATTCTTCTGCCTCCACTACAGTAAAACTTAATTTTCTGCAGCTTCCTCCATCATCTTATTCTAGTCTTGGCATTGTTGGTTCGTGTAGAGGGTTTCTGCTTCTGAATTGTAATGCAaatatatttctttggaatccatccACCGGTGTTCACAATCAAATACCTTGTTCACCTATTGCATCCAATGTGCATGCCTACCTATATGGTTTTGGGTATGACCCATCACAAGATGACTATTTGGTTGTTCTAGCATCCTATGAAAGAAACACAGCTGATTTGTTAAAACATTTGGAGTTTTTCTCATTGAGAGCTAATGTATGGAAAGAAATCGAGGATACCCATTATATGAATGCCGGTTTTTATTGGAACGGATGTGATCCTAGAGTTGGGTCGCTCTTGAATAATGCTATTCATTGGGTGGCTTTTCATCATGATACAGTGGTGAATCATATTATTGCATTTGATTTAATTGAAAGGAGAGTTTCTGAGATACCACTGCCAGATGATTTTGAGCATGAATCAATAGATTATGAATTGTGGGAATTTAGAGGGCTTCTAAGTCTGTGGGTTCATCATGAAGAGGATGATACAGTTAATATATGGGTGATGGAGAGGTACAAAGTTCAGTCATCTTGGGTTATTACTCTTGTTGTATCTTTTAGTGAAATTCCCACTCAATACTTTTCCCCAATATGCTCTAGGAAAAATGGTGACATTGTTGGAACAGATGGTGATAAAGGACTGGTGAAGTATAATGACAAAGGACAGCTACTAGAGCATCACTCTTATGATGAATATCCTTATGTTTCCCTAGCCATGTATACAGAGTCTCTGCTTTCACTCCCTGTTGTTGGTGATAGAGAACTAGCAAGCTGA